The Roseicyclus marinus genome has a segment encoding these proteins:
- a CDS encoding NirD/YgiW/YdeI family stress tolerance protein — protein sequence MMRALLLGLAITLPATTALAETLPIGELRRGMMAVVEGNVERITDEDEFILADKTGDIRIYIGPNAMPVRPGDLVRVEGFVDDDIRMEIYADTITLADGRIVTLPRRY from the coding sequence ATGATGCGCGCCTTGCTTCTGGGATTGGCGATCACGCTGCCCGCGACCACCGCCCTGGCCGAAACCCTGCCCATCGGCGAATTGCGCCGCGGGATGATGGCCGTGGTGGAGGGGAATGTCGAACGGATCACGGACGAGGATGAATTCATCCTTGCCGACAAGACCGGGGATATCCGCATCTATATCGGGCCCAATGCCATGCCGGTCCGCCCCGGCGACCTGGTCCGGGTGGAGGGGTTCGTCGATGACGACATCCGGATGGAGATCTATGCCGATACGATCACGCTGGCCGATGGCCGGATCGTGACCCTGCCCCGGCGCTACTGA
- the msrQ gene encoding protein-methionine-sulfoxide reductase heme-binding subunit MsrQ, whose protein sequence is MSGNVLQPLNAGLRRVPPVLLYMGGVAWGGWLFWLAATGGLGVEPIEALEHRYGEIALQLIVLGLAVTPLRQRLGLNLMPFRRAIGVLAFGFVTAHFLVWAVLDVQSVTAIWADIVKRPYVTLGMAGLLLLIPLAATSNNWAVRKLGGLRWRQLHKLVYPAAILGAVHYIWLAKGFQIEPLVYLFLILGLIALRVAPRRVRVGA, encoded by the coding sequence ATGTCCGGTAATGTCCTTCAGCCCCTGAACGCGGGCCTGCGTCGCGTGCCGCCCGTACTACTTTATATGGGCGGTGTGGCGTGGGGTGGCTGGCTGTTCTGGTTGGCGGCCACCGGAGGGCTGGGTGTCGAGCCAATCGAGGCGCTGGAACACCGCTATGGCGAGATCGCCTTGCAACTTATCGTTCTGGGTCTGGCCGTCACGCCCTTGCGGCAACGGCTGGGCCTGAACCTGATGCCGTTTCGCCGGGCGATCGGCGTCCTCGCCTTCGGATTCGTGACGGCGCATTTCCTGGTCTGGGCCGTTCTGGACGTGCAGAGCGTCACGGCCATCTGGGCCGATATCGTGAAGCGGCCCTATGTGACGCTTGGTATGGCGGGATTGCTGTTGCTCATCCCGCTGGCGGCCACCTCGAACAATTGGGCAGTGCGCAAGCTGGGCGGGTTGCGGTGGCGGCAGCTGCACAAGCTGGTCTACCCGGCGGCGATCCTTGGGGCGGTTCATTACATCTGGCTCGCGAAGGGCTTTCAGATCGAACCGCTGGTCTACCTGTTCCTGATACTGGGGCTGATCGCACTACGAGTCGCCCCGCGCCGGGTCCGAGTCGGGGCGTGA
- the msrP gene encoding protein-methionine-sulfoxide reductase catalytic subunit MsrP, translated as MARRYISDLGWADVTPRSLYMNRRQIMAGGGALLGAGLIGGGARAQDALEPNTFEEITTYNNFYEFGTRKEDPARNAHMLTTAPWEIVIDGLVDNPGTYSFEQVVEGMTIEERIYRFRCVEAWSMVIPWNGFELADLLERVGVQDGARYVAFETALRPDEMPGVRVPVLDWPYREGLRLDEAMHPLTILATGLYGEPMPNQSGAPIRLVVPWKYGFKSIKSIVRITLTAEEPVATWNATQPSEYGFYSNVNPNVDHPRWSQASERRIGGGLFASRQPTLMFNGYEDEVASLYEGMDLAEFF; from the coding sequence ATGGCGCGCCGCTATATTTCCGACCTGGGCTGGGCAGATGTGACCCCAAGGTCGCTTTACATGAACCGTCGACAGATCATGGCCGGGGGTGGTGCGCTGCTCGGGGCCGGGTTGATCGGCGGGGGCGCGCGGGCGCAAGACGCGCTGGAGCCCAACACCTTCGAGGAAATCACCACCTACAACAATTTCTACGAATTCGGGACGCGCAAGGAAGATCCTGCGCGGAACGCCCATATGCTGACGACCGCGCCCTGGGAGATCGTGATCGACGGATTGGTCGACAATCCCGGCACCTATTCCTTTGAACAGGTGGTCGAGGGGATGACGATCGAGGAACGCATCTACCGCTTCCGCTGCGTGGAGGCATGGTCGATGGTCATCCCGTGGAACGGGTTCGAGTTGGCCGACCTTTTGGAACGGGTGGGGGTGCAGGACGGCGCCCGCTATGTCGCCTTCGAAACCGCGCTGCGCCCTGACGAGATGCCGGGGGTGCGCGTGCCGGTTCTGGATTGGCCCTATCGCGAAGGTCTGCGGCTGGACGAGGCGATGCATCCGCTGACGATCCTGGCGACCGGCCTGTATGGGGAGCCGATGCCGAACCAGAGCGGTGCGCCGATCCGTCTGGTGGTGCCGTGGAAATACGGGTTCAAGTCGATCAAGTCGATCGTGCGGATCACCCTGACCGCCGAGGAACCGGTCGCCACATGGAATGCGACCCAGCCCAGCGAATACGGCTTCTATAGTAATGTGAACCCGAACGTGGATCACCCGCGCTGGAGCCAGGCGAGCGAACGGCGCATCGGGGGCGGGTTGTTCGCGTCCCGTCAGCCGACGCTCATGTTCAACGGCTACGAAGACGAAGTGGCATCGCTCTACGAGGGAATGGACCTGGCGGAGTTCTTTTGA
- a CDS encoding fasciclin domain-containing protein — translation MDRRRFLTNSALGLAGAATMGFALPAHAVTGSSTIVELAAATPDLSTLVTAVQAAGLVDALSGPGALTVFAPTNAAFAALPHGVLDGLLADTAALTEVLTYHVSGSYYPAEALLGQRGRVPTLQGGFINVDATGSGVHLNGNTRVTTPDVFASNGVVHIIDRVLLPH, via the coding sequence ATGGATCGTCGCCGTTTTCTGACCAACTCCGCACTTGGCCTCGCCGGGGCCGCCACGATGGGCTTCGCGCTGCCCGCCCATGCCGTGACGGGGTCGTCCACCATCGTGGAACTTGCCGCCGCAACGCCCGACCTGTCGACCCTGGTCACGGCAGTGCAGGCGGCGGGCCTTGTCGATGCGCTGTCCGGGCCGGGCGCGCTTACCGTCTTTGCCCCCACCAACGCCGCTTTCGCCGCGCTTCCCCACGGGGTGCTCGACGGGCTTCTGGCCGATACCGCCGCCCTGACCGAGGTGCTGACCTATCACGTCTCGGGCAGCTACTATCCGGCCGAGGCGCTTCTGGGGCAGCGCGGGCGCGTGCCGACGCTTCAGGGCGGGTTCATCAATGTCGACGCGACCGGCAGCGGCGTTCACCTGAACGGCAACACGCGCGTCACCACGCCCGATGTCTTCGCCTCCAACGGTGTCGTCCATATCATCGACCGCGTTCTGCTCCCGCATTGA
- a CDS encoding fasciclin domain-containing protein: MRKTIIALAATTAFTAPAFAQDMNIIETAVGAGNFTTLVAAVEAAGLVETLSGEGPFTVFAPTDDAFAALPEGTVESLLLPENRDQLVSILTYHVVPGAVMSTDLSDGMTAATVQGSEITIDLDSGVMVNEANVVTADIAASNGVIHVIDAVILPPM; this comes from the coding sequence ATGCGCAAGACCATCATAGCACTTGCCGCCACGACCGCCTTCACGGCACCGGCTTTCGCCCAGGACATGAATATCATCGAAACCGCCGTCGGCGCGGGCAACTTCACCACGCTCGTCGCTGCGGTCGAGGCCGCGGGCCTTGTCGAAACCCTGTCGGGCGAAGGGCCCTTCACCGTCTTCGCCCCCACGGACGACGCTTTTGCCGCCCTTCCCGAAGGCACCGTCGAAAGCCTGCTCCTGCCCGAAAACCGCGATCAGCTGGTATCGATCCTGACCTATCACGTCGTTCCCGGCGCGGTCATGTCGACCGACCTGTCCGACGGCATGACCGCAGCGACCGTGCAGGGCTCCGAGATCACCATCGACCTCGACAGCGGCGTCATGGTGAACGAGGCCAATGTGGTGACCGCCGATATCGCGGCCTCCAACGGTGTGATCCATGTGATCGACGCGGTCATCCTGCCGCCGATGTAA